TCCCCAGCGCCCAAACAACAAACCATATCCACTGGGAAAGACATTTCACTCGACTGCAAAGTTTTGAACCTCTCCCTTCCTTCTTTCCCATCGTAAATGGCTCTTTTACAACCCCAAAAGACCCTTCAAATCACCTCCAATCTCTTCCCCATCTGTAATTTTAGCTCCATTCGACCTTCCATTTCAATTCCTTTCTCAGCCTCAAAAACCCATCATCAAAATGCGCTTCTTTCCTCTTCCAGCAGCAGACCCTTCTCACTCTCAACCACTCCAAGAAGGACTTTGTGCGAACCCCCTAAAGGAAAGTACATCCACGACGATTATCTTGTGGTACACTTGCGTTTTCTTCTACCTCTTTTGcttattttctttgatttttgtttatgggtttgttattgtttttgctTGTCAATTATTTTGGTGTGGGGTTTGCTTGCAGAAGAAGATGACGGCTGCCGAAGTGCAGGAGTTAGTGAAGGGGGAAAGAAATGTACCACTTATAATCGATTTTTATGCAACATGGTGCGGGCCCTGCATTCTAATGGCTCAAGAACTTGAAATGGTATGTCTAATTACATGGAATTTTGGTATGAGTTCACTTTTAGATGCTGTTTCTTTGCCAGAGATGTGTAAATGCTTCATTTTCATGTACGTATGGATATATTAGCTTAAGGTTTTGGATTTGGTGGTGGTTAAAAATGATATCAGTAAGCTCGTGTTCGAACTATTACAATgtcattttctctaaaattgatATTGATTATCATTGTTGAGTCTTGTGCGCATTAAACCTATAAGTGAGAGGGAGctacatatgtatatgtataaggCATCATAGATACCAACGTATCTGGCTTATGCTTTTGGGGTGGTGGTAGAATTAATGTATGAATCTTATTTGATtgttatttcaaaatatattgtGGTTTTAGGAATGCCAAAGCCTTATCTAGTATCATTCACATTTCCCCTTTTAGTTTTGACGGGGATGTGCTTCCATATGATTATGCTGAAGAAGAAAACATGCATGATGTGTTGAGACCAAAGGGGAATTGATTAAGAACttcaagttatatatatatatatgaaaactaCTGCAGTGTGTTTGGCTAATGGTAGTATTCTTGTGATTTGGGCTATTCATTTACTTGGTTCAGTAATATAGTGGTTGGTCTCTTATGGTGGTCTAGCCTTAGAGCTTGGAATAAGAAACAATTAGTTGG
This genomic window from Benincasa hispida cultivar B227 chromosome 4, ASM972705v1, whole genome shotgun sequence contains:
- the LOC120075227 gene encoding thioredoxin-like protein CITRX, chloroplastic, encoding MALLQPQKTLQITSNLFPICNFSSIRPSISIPFSASKTHHQNALLSSSSSRPFSLSTTPRRTLCEPPKGKYIHDDYLVKKMTAAEVQELVKGERNVPLIIDFYATWCGPCILMAQELEMLAVEYENNAMIVKVDTDDEYEFSRDMQVRGLPTLFFISPDPNKEAIRTEGLIPIQMMRDIIDKEM